The following coding sequences are from one Anolis sagrei isolate rAnoSag1 chromosome 6, rAnoSag1.mat, whole genome shotgun sequence window:
- the LOC132779106 gene encoding zinc finger protein 850-like isoform X1, which yields MEEKAYKCIKSGKGFSQHGKLKIHQRTHTGEKPYKCLECGQSFTQSGSLHRHQRTHTGEKPYNCLECGKSFAESRGLRSHQRTHTGEKPYKCLECGQSFTQSGHLRSHQRTHTGEKPYNCLECGKSFAESRGLRSHQRTHTGEKPYNCLECGQSFTEGENLRRHQRTHTGEKPYKCLECAKSFTGRGNLRKHQRTHTGEKPYSCLECGKSFAQNAHLLRHQRTHTGEKPYKCLECGKSFAQSRDLHSHKRTHTGEKPYKCLECGNSFAQSGALHSHQRTHTEENPYKCLECGKSFTQNANLFRHQKIHTGDKPYKCLECGQSFTEGGHLRRHQRTHTGEKPYNCLECGKSFAESGVLRSHQRTHTGEKPYKCLECGSSFAERGTLRSHQRTHTGEKPYKCLECGQSFTLRGHLRRHQRTHTGEKPYTCLECGKSFTGGGNLRRHQRTHTGEKPYKCLECGKSFAESGELRSHQRTHTGEKPYNCLECGQSFTRGGHLRRHQKIHSGEKPYKCLECGKSFAESGELRSHQWIHTGEKPYKCLECGNSFAHSGGLRSHQRTHTGEKPYKCLECGQSFTRGGHLRRHQKIHTGEKPYTCLECGKSFIQTGHLHRHQRTHTGGKPHKCLECGKSFTQSSHLHSHQRTHTGEKPYTCLECGESFTQSGALHKHQRTHTGE from the coding sequence ATGGAGGAGAAAGCCTATAAATGTATTAAATCTGGAAAGGGCTTTAGTCAGCATGGAAAGCTGAAgatacatcaaaggactcacactggggagaaaccttataaatgcctggagtgtggacagagtttcactcagagtggaagtctacatagacatcaaaggactcacactggggagaaaccctataactgcctggagtgtgggaagagctttgctGAAAGTCGAGGCcttcgttcacatcaaaggactcacactggggagaaaccctataaatgcctggagtgtggacagagcttcactcagagtggacatttacgttcacatcaaaggactcatactggggagaaaccctataactgcctggagtgtgggaagagctttgctGAAAGTCGAGGCcttcgttcacatcaaaggactcacactggggagaaaccctataactgcctggagtgtggacagagcttcactgagggAGAaaatctacgtagacatcaaaggactcacactggggagaaaccctataaatgcctagagtgtgcGAAGAGCTTCACTGGGAGAGGAAatctacgtaaacatcaaaggactcacactggggagaaaccctatagctgcctggagtgtgggaagagcttcgcTCAGAATGCACATCTActtagacatcaaaggactcacactggggagaaaccctataaatgcctggagtgtgggaagagctttgctCAAAGTCGAGACCTACATTCACAtaaaagaactcacactggggagaaaccctataaatgcctggagtgtgggaataGCTTTGCTCAAAGTGGAGccctacattcacatcaaaggactcacactgaggAAAACCCCTATAAATGtctagagtgtggaaagagcttcactcagaatgcAAATCTATTTAGACATCAAAAGATTCACACTGGGGATAAAccgtataaatgcctggagtgtggacagagtttcactGAGGGAGGacatctacgtagacatcaaaggactcacactggggagaaaccctataactgcctggagtgtggaaagagctttgctgAAAGTGGAGtgctacgttcacatcaaaggactcacactggggagaaaccctataaatgtctaGAGTGTGGAAGTAGCTTTGCTGAGAGAGGaactctacgttcacatcaaagaactcacactggggaaaaaccctataaatgcctggagtgtggccaGAGCTTCACTCTGAGGGGacatctacgtagacatcaaagaactcacactggggaaaaaccctatacatgcctggagtgcgggaagagcttcactGGGGGAGGaaatctacgtagacatcaaaggactcacactggggagaaaccctataaatgcctggagtgtgggaagagctttgctGAAAGTGGAgagctacgttcacatcaaaggactcacactggggagaaaccctataactgCCTGGAGTGTGGCCAGAGCTTCACTAGGGGAGGacatctacgtagacatcaaaagattcacagtggggagaaaccctataaatgcctggagtgtgggaagagctttgctGAAAGTGGAGAGCTACGTTCACATCaatggattcacactggggagaaaccctataaatgcctggagtgtgggaataGCTTTGCTCACAGTGGAggcctacgttcacatcaaagaactcacactggggagaaaccctataaatgcctggagtgtggccaGAGCTTCACTAGGGGAGGacatctacgtagacatcaaaagattcacactggggaaaaaccctatacatgtctggagtgtgggaagagcttcattcAGACGGGacatctacatagacatcaaaggactcacactgggggaAAACcccataaatgcctggagtgtggaaagagcttcactcagagttcacatctacattcacatcaaaggactcacactggggaaaaaccctatacatgcctggagtgtggagagagcttcactcagagtggcgctctacataaacatcaaaggactcacactggagagtaA